The Methanolobus sp. WCC4 genome includes the window GAACTATTTGTCCAGTCACCAATATTGCTGGATGTATCAAATGTTCTGACACTTATTTCATAAGAAGTAGATTCACTAAGGGAAGTGGCATTGTAAGAAGCATCACCACTGGTAAGATTTGTCTGATAGACACCATCAAGATAGATCATAGTACCATCAAAATCAGAATCTCCGGGGTTGGTCCAGCTCCACTCGATCCATGTTGCGCCAGCAGAACCAGTAAGTGATGTTACAGGGCCCGGAGCAGTTACATCAACTGAAGATGTTGTTGATGCTGTATCGTTTGCCCAGGAAGCAGGGTCGCTTTCTCCTGTGAAATTGGTGGTGATAGTGCTTATCTGGTAAGAGGTCGATTCTGTGAGACTTGTAGCATTATAGAAAGTAGTTGTATTTGATAAAGTAGCCACCTGACTGCCATCTATGTAAACAAGGATCTCATTGAAGTCTGCATCTCCAGGATTGGTCCATTCCCAATAGATCCAGCTGGTACCGGTCGAAGTTTCACCAATACCAGTCACAGGACCTGGTAATCCTAATGCCAACCCTGTGAACATAATTAGCATTGATCCAAATAAAAGTAATTTGAACTTGTTTCGCATTCTAAACCTTCCTTAATTAAATATCAATAATCAATATCGTAAACTATATAGCCTAACTTAATCCCCCAATTGTAGATAACCTTTTCGATTTATCGTCAGGTTTTGTCCACTACGACATTTAATGACTGTACCAAGTTCCCCTTCAACTACATCCCCTATAACATTTAAATAACATGCGCTTTGAGCAGCCTCCAGCATATCAGGAGCTACCGTGAATAGCAGCTCGAAATCCCCGCCTGTATAGAGTGCTAATTCTGTAAGAGTAGTCGCATCAGAGGTGATATATTCCGAGATCTCGGGCTGTATGGGCAGAGAAGCCTCATCTATCCTGAAACCAACTCCATTGAGGTCTGCAAGATCATGCAGGGACATGGCAAGCCCGTCACTTGTATCCATCATGCATGTCACGGCACCTGAACGTGCAAGTTCCATCGCCTCGTTCACACGGGGGATAGGGGTCAACAGCTTATTCAGAAGACTTTCAGGAGCTTCAATATCATTCAGTATTGCATGAAGCGCTGCCCCGGCAGAACCTGCAAAACCGGTAACACATACTTTATCGCCAACATTTGCACCTTTACGGGTCAGAAGTTCCGATTTTTTGACCTTTCCAAGTGCTGTTCCAGTGATCGTTAGTTCATCATGGGTATCTATATCCCCGCCTATGACCGATGTTCCGCAGAACTTTGCACAGTCATCCATACCTTTAGAGATCCCCTCCACAAAAGAGATATCTGTGTCCTTTGAGAAACCCATTGCAGAAAGAAAACCAACCGGGCGTGCACCCATTGATGCAACATCACTGAAATTCACCGCAGCCGACATCCAGCCGATCTGCCACGGAGTCATCTGAAGAGGGAAATCCGTGGTCCTGTGCAGCATGTCCGTTGTTATGACCATATACTCTTCCTCGGAAATGTCAATAACCGCGCAATCATCACTTCCTGAGCCTATATGAACATCGGGATCGCAACCACAATTGAGGATACCGGATAATCGCATTATAAGTGAACGCTCACCTATCTCAGATACAGGAGTAGAATCAGTCATAGTTATCAGCTATTTTTGTGCTATATATAGTTACTCAGCAAGGGACCACATCACAGGATAAAGAAGAAGAGTTCAGGAGGAAGTTTGCTGACGAACCATCATCAGCAAACAATCCAGGAACAAAGCTCAGCTCACCTGCGCATCCTTCGTCTCAGGATCACAAATGAGCCGCCAAGCACTGCAACAACGATCACAAGCGGAAGGAGATAGCCCACAAGGATGATCAGTGCATTGACCATTGAGATGAAACCATTGACAGATTCAGATAATGCATCCCGGATACCCCATGAACGTGTGATAGGTCTTGGTTCTGTCACACGTATCGTAATGGTTGAGAACTCGATCCTATCATCAAGATAATTCAATCTTCCAGTAAGACTCTCTATCTCACCGCGTACCCTTTCAAGTTCTTTCTCAACATTGAGGACCTCTTCGACCGTTCCGGTCATATTGAGGATCTCCTGAAGGCGTGCTTCCTGCCTTTCAAGATTATCCAGACGTGCGCTGACATCTATGTATTCTTCTGTGACATCCTGGGCATTCACGCTCTTTGATGTCACTTCCCCAAGACCGGAAACATCATCCAGGAAAGTAGGATATTCCGATTCAGGAACCCTGACAGTTATGTAGCCCTCCTTGCCGGAACTGGAATCATAGTATGAATCATAGACATAGGAACTGGAAACATAACCACCTGAAGCCACAGCCATCTTTGATATCTCATCGATACCTGCTGCAGCATCATCGACCTTTATCGTCATATCGATAGTCGTTATCGTCTTGCGTTCCACGGAAGTGGTGGAAGCTCCACTGTAATCACCATCATAGGCTGCTTCTTCTGAAATTGCATTTATTGCGTAAGAATCACCACTATCTTCAATTACAACATAATCTGCTGATTTCTGGGAATAGCTATCCTTATATACCCCGGCACATCCCGATACAAGAGTAGCCATAAGTAAAAGCATCACTACTATAATGCTACTGTATTTTGTTTTCATTCGATCACACCATTTAATGTATAATCAAATGATCGACATCAAAGTATTAAAAAATTGTTTAAACTTCAAACTGATCCGAACTTAACTTTTTCGTTGCCTTTCTCTTTGCTCCTTACATATATGTTGTCAAGGAACTCATGGGCAACCTCTGCCAGTTCAAGAAGTTCATCCCTGCTCAATGGCTTTGTATCCCTGAGAGACTCCATCATTGCATTCTCAGCAAATCCCTGCTGGAGCACATAGACCACATCCCGGCTCCCGGTAAGTTCATTGATGGAACTTGCAATTTCTGAAACATCATCAGAACTTCCCATGAAGTCCCGGATGACCGTGGTCCTCAGTTCGAGATCAACATCATTTTCCAGAACAAGACTGATGGATTCGGACACCTTTGCAATTACAATTTCCGGCTTGATGTGGATATCAGAATACTCCTTACAACCAATGGCCTTTGAATACTTTTCCGAATCATCAAGCGGAGCTTTAACGTCGATGAAGAATTTGTCCACAAGCCCTTCTTCCATCAGTTCGGCCATTACGTGAGGATAATAGCCGTTAGTATGGATACCGACCAGCAGGCCGATCTTCCTTGCAAACCGTGCAAGGTGCTTCACAGCATCCTTCTGCATCAGGGGTTCGCCACCTGAGAGGACCATACTGCTGACAAAGAGCCGGGACTTCTTCATCTCAGCTTCGAGCAATGAAATGTCAACCATGTTGCTTTCAAAGAGAAGCTCATAGTTCTGACAATAAGGACACCTGTAAGGACATCCACGTAAAAAGAAGACAATTGACACTTTACCGTGCCAATCGACAGTTGATATGGGAACAGTGTTCCCATAGTTCACTTTCATAGTTCACTTTGATCTTTCAGATCATGTCTGAGGAGCTGTAACGCATCCTGTCCTCAAGCTCCTGCCTCTTACCATTGTTCCAGCCGCCTACTGCCTGAACATATCCGGTTACTCTGGACATCTGCTCGACGTTCTCGGAACCACAGTTCTCGCATGAGCACTTAAGACCTGACATCATGTGGAAGTCATTGAGACACACTGTCATGTCCTTGGTGAAAGCAAAGTAACCGATCTGGGTGTTCTTTGCAATGTTCATTGCAAATTCCTTAAGGCCCTTTGCATCAGGAGCGCCTTCTCCCATCCATATGTGACAGATATTACCTCCGTCAACGATCGGGAAGAACACATGCTCGATATTCATCCTGTCGACAAGTGAGATGTTAGCACCCGGTGGTACGTGAGTACCATTGGTGTAGTACACTGGCAGGTCTGTCGTCTTTCTGAGATTTGCAAGAGCAGCTTCCTTGTCACCCTGTACGACCTCAAGGACACAGTCCCTGTACTCATCGTGGAGCATATCGGATACTGAGAATCTCTGACCTGTGGTCTCTGCAGGAGTACGTGCAAGAGCGATCTCAAGACCGTGCTTCTGGCTGAGCTCGTGGGCGTACATCTCCATCTCGGTCATTACTCTGATGGCGAACTTGAATGCATCCTTTGACTCGTGTATCTGGGAACCGACATGATACTGGACCATCTCATTGATACCTATGACACCGATCGTGCAGACAAGTGCATCGATATCAACTGCAATGCAGCCCTTCTCACCTGTAACAGGGTCCTTTGGCCTCTGTGTTGCGAATGGCATCCTGTTGTTCTCGATGATATTGTCCATCCAGCTGCGCTTTGTCTTAAAGAGGTCGATACACTGATCCATGAGGTGTTTGAGGTCGGCAAACAGAGCAGAATCATCCCCATTCGCTCTGTATGCCGCTCGTGGGCAGTTAAGAGAGACAACCTGCCAGGAACCCATTGAGAAATGTTTTCCATCCTTGAACATGAGCTTGTCGTCGAAACTGTCATCTGCATCAGCATTTGCTGAGAACTGGTATGCACAGCACTGATAGCAGGATATACCCTCGCCTGCGCCTCTGTATTCAGGTAACTGATTATCGAAATATGGAGTGCCGAACTTTGCTGCAAGTTCGAATGTCATGTCATAGAGTTCTTCGTATGTTGGCAGATCAGGATGTGCCATGTTGTAGAACTCATCCTCTTCTATGAAGTCAGGTTCAATGGAGATCTCAGGCTTTGGGAAATTGAAAGGCTTACCCCAGTTGTCACCCTCGATCATAACATCCATGAGAGCCTTGAACGCAAGACGGACCTCACGTTCGAACTCACCATAGGTACGTTCATGTGTACCGTGAGTACCATCGTGGACACGTCCCTTATAAACAGCAGGCTTGTCCTTCCAGAGCTTTGGTACACCAGGGGAAAGCTGAACGGAGGAGAACACAACCTGTCCTCCACGAGCAACCATCATCTGGGTCATCTCGTACACGAACATCTGCATGAGCTGCTTTATATCACCGTAACTCTTGCCCTCGAAGTATGGAGCAAGGAATGTGAGGAAATTATAGAATCCCTGACCACCTGCAAAGTTCGTCTGGGCACTTCCCAGAGCCTTCACTGCGTGGAGGATAGCGACCTCTGCCTTCATTGCAGGACCGGCTACACTGGCCTTTGCACCTGATCCATCAGGCATGAGACCATAGTAGAAGAAATACCTGAGATCCCAGTCCTGGCAGAATGCACGGGTACCGAGGTACTCAAGGTCATGAATGTGAAGATCACCATTAAGGTGCATGTCAGCAAGCTTCGGAGGTAGCAGGAGCAGGTACTGTTCCTTTGAGATCTTATCTGCCTTCTTCTTATGTGATGTCTCTGCATTCTCCTGAAGGTTTGCATTGTCGTTAGCCTCAAAACCACTTCCGAGATCGATCTCACATGCATCGTATACAGGAGTACCTATCCTTGTGGATACATTCCTCCACTCGACATGGCCCCTCTGCAGGAGTTCCATGTTAACGATCTCCCTGATAAGCGGACCTGAAAGGAACTTAAGATCAAGACTTCTGATACGTTTCTCGACGTCCCTGGCAATATCGAATGCCTCATCCTTCTCAATGCCTTGCTTGCCATGGAATCTCTCAGCAAGCTTGGTTTCTTTCATCAACTGGTCCACTATTACACTTCTGTCCCAATCGACCATATGCCCTGATGTGGTACGCACCTTTGGCATTATGGATATGTCATGGCCATCGAGTGTCTTCTGTATAGCATGCTGTTTTGTGAGCGGTGTCATACTGATATCTGTCCTCTCGTCTTCCTCTGCGTGAACCTGAAGGTCAGTTCCCAACTCTGCCTTTTCAAGTTCTGTCTTGTCTTTGGTATTGGTTGCACATAATTCCATCATTCCCACCTCAAAATTCGATAGTATTATTATAGTATGCTACTCAGTGCTTCCAGATTCACGTCAGGACCACTGAACAGTTCCTTATGAGTTAAAAACTCATCGCCGATCTGGAGTACAGGGGCAGTCATGGTGAAAACACCATTGAATTTGAGTTCGGTCAAAGCTTCAGGAGTAGACATATCTGCAGTTTCAAAAGAAACTCCCTTTGAACCAAGTACCTTCTTGAGTTGCTCGCACTTCGGGCAAGTCTGTGTTGTATATATTACCACTTCAACCATTCTCTCGCGTCCCTATATTCTATATATTAATTATTTTATAGTAAGTGCCTTCCTAAGAGGAACAACAATGCCAAATTGAAAAACACATTCAATAGGCATTGTAGTGGTGATGACCTCTGTTTCCAGAAGGTAAATTATACAAATGCCATATTGCTTAATAATGGTTTTTCAGACTTCATTTGAATATACATCAGACCATACGACATCAGTTCTATAACCAAATATGATAATATATTGTTATCAATTATGATATAATACATGATAGACTACATGGTGCTCAAAATCATACCCCAAGATCTACCCCGTCCAGAGACCCATCACCATACCATCGAACAGAAGTTTCTGCCAACCTGCCAGACAGTGTCGCAGGACATAAGTTGAGAAAATTGCGGCCCTATAGAAAAACTCTACCTTAGTATAGACCACAGATGCACGCAGATACACACAGATGCGAATAACCCTTATCTGCGTGACCAGCTGAACGAAAGTTCAGCAGGCATCCAACTCCGAAGGAGGTGGATGTATCTGTGTTTATCTGCAGGTATACTTGAAAACTCATTAACAATTAGAATCTCTACAGAGCCGAAATTGCCAAAATATCTATATCATTAACCACACTATACCAGATAACCCGACCAAGAGGTGTAAAAGATAACTGAACAACTAAGCTCCGGCTGCAAGCCCATTGATGACCTCCTTGGAGGAGGATTCGAAGCAGGAGTCGTCACCCAGATATTCGGAGAACCCGGGAGTGGTAAGACAAATCTGTCCCTTCAGCTTGCAGTGGAATGTGTCAAAAAAGGAAAGAAAGTGATCTATATTGACACGGAGGCCATTTCCCCTGCAAGATTCAAACAGATAGCAGGAGAGAATGCAAAGGAGATAGCACAGCACATAATTATCTTTGAGCCTCACAACTTCGAGGAGCAGTACGCTGCCGTGAAAGAGATAGAGAAACTCATCTCTGATAAGATAGGGTTGATAGTAGTTGATTCTGCAACAGCATTCTACCGGTTCGAGCTCGATCATGAAGAATCAAGTATGAGAACCAGAAGAGAACTCTCGAATCAGATAGGTTTCATACACGCCATCGCCCGCAAACACAGGATAGTGGCAGTAATAACCAACCAGATCTACACCGACATCGCAACAGGGAATGCAAGACCCATAGGTGGCAGCGGGATAGAGCACATATCCAAAACCATCATCCAGCTCGAAAAGACAGGTGATGGCAAAAGACGTGCAAAACTCTGGAAACACCGTTCACTTCCCGAAGGCGGGACATGCGAGTTCAGCATCACCAATGAAGGTGTCAGGTAACTAGATACCAGATACCTGAAATGAAAAGAAAAAAAGAGAGTATTTTCGGGCTCAGGCCCTTGCAATCGTGATAAAACCGGTATGACCTACTTTTGTTGTCGACGGGCGTGTACCCCTCGCAGAGAATGATATCTCACGTTCCGTGCATTCTATAGTCACCACATCATAGAAGCCCTCGGCCTCCATTGCATCACGTATCTCCTTTGTCTGCTCGAAGAAAGGAGAATATGTTGCAAGGAATCCTCCAGGATGCAGTACCTTCCTGACATTGGGGATAACATCCTTCGTGTTCTGAGTGTCAAGGGTGATCACATCGAACTTCTCATCAGTGATATTGTTTATTTCCTCGACGATGTCACCACAGCGAAGTTCCACGTTGTCAAGACCGGCATTTTCCACATTCTTACGTGCGACCTTCACAAAGTCCTCTTTTACCTCATAGGTGACGACCCTCTTTGCAATGGAACCAAGATACATCGTCAGAATTCCCGAACCAGTACCTGCATCGAGGACAACATCGTTCTTGCTGAGACCGGTGTAGGCGATTATCATGCCTATGTCCTTGGGCATCATGGGAGCGCCGGTCCTCTTCGCGTGCCTGAAGAAGTCAGGCATCTTGGGACGCTGTATAGTGAATTCCTGACCTTTATGAGCCACTACAGTATCACCGGGAACCTTATCAGCAAGGGTTGAGAGCTCAACTATACCAAAATCCGTGTGCAGTTGCTCATCGGATACTTTCACAATGAACTCCCTGACCTTACCCCTGTGGGAGGTCTTCAGCAAAACCAATTCACCAGTTATCATTATCTTACACCTGTGGACCGTTTTTTAGAGACATACCTGCTGGACGGGATCGTCACGATGTCCCGTTTTATCGAGTGCTTTACCATTGTCAGATGAGACATCATCTCATCGAACTCGTGGCGATATGCTTCTGCAAGTGTCCCTGCATATTCAACCCCCTCCCATGTCAGCACATATTCATAACTCTGCCGGAACCTCCCGTCCTTCTCATAGTAACGGAGATCCTCATCCACGATACCCATGGCAACTAGCACCTGGATGTCCTCAAAGACCTTTTCACAATACGGGAATCCATACCTTTCATGGAAGGAGTAATCAAAGAGGTTCTTCAGTTTCGGGAAGCTGCTGAGCTCCCGGATGGTACGGTAGAGCCATGTGATATGCCGAAGGCGAGGGATCGATATGGAACCTTCCTTTTTATTTTCATTAACGAAGATACAGTGGACCGCATAGAACAACAGGATTATTCCCTCTATTGGAAGATACTGGCCCTCACGCGTGAAGTTCAGGAGCCTGGGAGAAAGATCATCCACAATCCTGCGCAGTTCTGAGAGCACAGCGGCAGAATCATTGTCTGTGACAATATCAGGATGAGTGAAGGCTGTAAGGGACAGTTGTCGGGAGATAGCACGGACAAGGCCGTTGGCAAGTGCGGATTCATCGTAGAAGAAACCATCCTCCTCATCCATTGCGATACGCATACTCTTCGGAACCCCTGAGGCAACGGTGAGGTCCACAAGCACATCACCCAGCTCTCCGGCAAGTCTGGACTCAAGTCTCCTGGTAGCAACACCATGACGTGCAATGGTGGAAAGTGCCATCCTTGTTGATGGCCTGAGTATCTTCTGGCTCAGCCTTGCAACAGGCACGTATAGACTGCCATCACGCAGGTCGTTCAGTAAAGCAAGTGACTTTTCAGATGCATTGGACCTGATGAAATTCAGCAGGTCACTATCGTTGTATTCTGTAAAGAAACGAACTATCTCATCCTTTGCTGCATCTGACCCCGAACTTTTCCCAAAGCGTTCCAGAGCATCCTCAAGTGCATAGAGCAGCATGACCCGGGCCGCCTGTGTCTTTGGATTATGGATTATGGCAGTATAGTGATGAGCACGGGATACCAGCAATGATTCAGCAGCCGTGAGAGCCATGTCATTCCCATAACCTGAGCCATCAAAGCTACCCAGTACAACGTTCCCGTCCTTGATAATGAGACTTCCAATTATCTGGTCTACATCTATGAGCCCGAATGACACACCGGTGTGATAGGAATCCCTCAGAAGGAAGTCTATCCTGTCTGCATCAACATCACCTGCAATGATATGAGCGAGATATGGTTTTGGTATCGACTGTGCATCTCCTGTGGCGATCTTCGATATCTCAGCAAAGAAGTCGAAGGGATCCGTACCGAACTCAGACTCCACATAACGTGCAATATAGTTATCCTGCGGAAGTATCCTTGAGATGATATCCTTCGAGAAAGCCTCGTGTTTGATGAACTTCTTGCCCTCGATGACAGGCTGCAACTGAGGATTGCGTTTGAGCACGTTCTCCACGGCATGGGAGAATGCAGAATGACCCACATCATGCAGGAGTCCTGCCAGCCTTATCTTACGAATATCCTCAGCCTCAAGTGACAGGGACTGGCCAATCACCGATGCCATATGCATAGTGCCTATACTATGCTCGAAACGTGTGTGATTGGCGCCGGGATAGACATGGTCAACAAGTCCCAGTTGCTGGATGTTCCTGAGCCTCTGTACATGTTTTGTGTTAAGGATCATCTGCTCGAACTCGTCGAGTATGATGGTCTTGTGTACAGGGTCGTGGATTATCAGGGGTTTTTGCATTGGCTGATATTATGAGGAGGGAGTATATAAATGGAGAGTAAATATAATTAGCCAAGAGTTAGGCTTTGTAGAATTTCTCATTTGAATTGCTCATGCAGAAAAAGAGTTGAAGACAACAGCTTATTTTATTCATCTTTTCGAATCGTGCCGGCTTCGCCGGGACCCTCCGGGATGGTTTAAGTTGTTCATGACTTCCGATTAACCTAACTTATTGTGTTGTGGACCCCTGTATTTTATGGCTCTACAAATAATCAGTGACAAACAAAGAACAATGCAACCAACCGCCGCAGGCGGCACGTTCCTTTGCTACCATCCTGAAGATTATTAAAATAATATAGTTATTGAAATTGCTGATTTCAAAGTTGCAATTAGCAGGATTTCTACAAATCCAAGATTTAATTGAAAACTAAATAGACAAAATTTATATGATACATTTCAAAAACTTGAATATCTATACTATAACAAAGAACTGATCAAATGGTACAAATTCCAACCTTTCCAGATAGTCACCTAGAATCAATGGCAAAATCACTTGGTGAATGTGGTAGTAGAAGTGACATTACCCGAATTCTAAATGAATTAAACATTAAAGATGATTCACAAGAAAGTACTAAATGGAGACGACTTTACTGGGTTTTTACAGACTTGCAGAAACAGCATAATTGTGCAAATCATATTTTTGGATTCATCCAATCATTGATGAATCCTATCAGATTTGTTGGTCGCAAGGAAGAATTTGAAGAAAATAGAGAGAAACTCAATAGTATACTAATTTTTTCAGGCTTTGAGTATGGAGAAGATGGAAATTTCAGAAAATGTAAAAATGCACGCACATTAACTGAAGCTGAAAAAAGACTGAAAACAATTCAAAGCAAATTTGAAGGAAGAAAAATACATCCCGAAGTTGTAAAATATTGTAGGACAGAGTTATTACAAGACAATTACTTCCATGCTGTTTTTGAAGCAACTAAAGGATTAGCTCAAAGAATTCGGGACATGTCAGGAATAGAATTAGATGGCGCAGCCCTTATTGACAAAGTGTTTACCATTGAAAGGCCAATATTAGCAATTAATTCATTGAGAACAGAAACGGAAAAATCTGAACACAAGGGTTTTGCTCTGCTCTTAAAAGGTTGTTTTGGTGCTATCAGAAACCCATTAGCCCATGAACCAAAGATTCTTTGGGAAGGAGAAGACGATGCAGCAGATTATCTTTCATTAATTTCACTTTTACATAGAAAGTTAGACAACTGCGTCCCGACCAATTTACATAAAAATTGAGACAAAAACGCTTAAAAAACCAACCTTTACATTTTTATCCCGGTTCATACATTTAGAGAGTCAGATAGCATGAGAACCATAGACTGGAATGACGACTCAAATTCAATTGTAATGATAGACCAGACCCTCCTGCCAATGGAGTACAAGGTCATTGAATGCAAAACGCTTGCCTCCCTCTGTGAGGCTATCAAGTCCCTGCGTGTGAGGGGAGCTCCTGCCCTTGGTGCAGCCGGTGCCTATGGTGTCGCACTTGCCGCAACCCTCAGCAGTGCAAAGGACATGGAAGGGCTCATCAGGGACCTTGAAGTGGCTGCAAAGACCATCAAGGCAACACGTCCTACGGCGGTCAATCTTGCATGGGGAGTCGACAGGACCATTGGTGCAATCTCAGATGCATATGACCTTGCCGGCATCAAGGATGTAGTACTCAGTGAGGCAAAGAACATCGCTGATGAGGATGTGGAGACTAACAAGAAGCTCGGAAAGTACGGAGCAAAACTGCTTGAGGATGGCGACACCGTAATGACACACTGCAATGCCGGAAAGATGGCATGCGTGGACTGGGGAACCGCACTCGGAGTGATCCGTTCCGCCGTGGAGGCAGGAAAGGACATCAAGGTAATCTCCTGTGAGACAAGACCGCTTAACCAGGGTGGCAGGATAACAACATGGGAACTCATGCAGGACAACATCGATGTAACACTTATCTCCGACTCCATGTCAGGACATGTTATGAGCAAGGGTATGGTGGACAAGGTCATCGTAGGTGCTGACAGGATAACAGGAGATGCGGTCTTCAACAAGATAGGCACATACACACACTCAGTACTTGCAAGGGAACATGAGATCCCGTTCTTTGTTGCAGCACCGATCTCAACCTTTGACCCGAACAACTGGGAGGATACCGTCACGATCGAGCAGAGAGATGCGGATGAACTGAGATTCTTCAGGGATGTACAGATAGCACCTGCAGATGTGAAGGTCTATAACCCTGCATTCGATGCCACCCCAATGGAGAATGTGACCGCTGTAATCACAGAGAAGGGAGTGTTCTATCCACCGTTCCTGCTGGATGAGCTACTTGCATGAAGGCACATCCTTTTAAATAATGAAGGACATGGAAGGGAACAGATAGATTAATCATAACCACCTATAATTGATCAACAATTAAATACGGAGATACAATGGCTAAGAAACAATCCAGTGGCGGCGGCTTGATGTCATCTGCCGGCCTTATGCGCTATTATGATGCAGATAAAAGAGCAATACACGTAGACCCTAAGACCGTAATGGCCGTCGGTGTCGTTATAGGGCTCGTAATTCTCATACTTGATGCAAACTTCGGAATGTGGCCTGTAGTATAAACTACTGTCACATTACATCATTCTTTTTTTACGATATTTTTAGGATCAGATTATATTTAAGAGATGGAATCAAAAAAGAATAGTGTGAACTATCAGGAACGCATTTCCTTGATAGTTGCGCAGATCCTTCTGCAATGATGGGTCTTTGGTGCACTATTATCAATAAGCACTCTGCCTTTGTCCTCCCACCAGCTACGAGGATATGCCTTGTCCGCTTCTACCTCAGGATTCAGCCCAAGCTTTTGTGCTGCCATATTGATCTCTTTGATAGTCGGGGACTCCACAGAGGTCCTTCTGGAAACGATACGACCATGTTT containing:
- a CDS encoding preprotein translocase subunit Sec61beta — translated: MAKKQSSGGGLMSSAGLMRYYDADKRAIHVDPKTVMAVGVVIGLVILILDANFGMWPVV
- a CDS encoding HD domain-containing protein; its protein translation is MQKPLIIHDPVHKTIILDEFEQMILNTKHVQRLRNIQQLGLVDHVYPGANHTRFEHSIGTMHMASVIGQSLSLEAEDIRKIRLAGLLHDVGHSAFSHAVENVLKRNPQLQPVIEGKKFIKHEAFSKDIISRILPQDNYIARYVESEFGTDPFDFFAEISKIATGDAQSIPKPYLAHIIAGDVDADRIDFLLRDSYHTGVSFGLIDVDQIIGSLIIKDGNVVLGSFDGSGYGNDMALTAAESLLVSRAHHYTAIIHNPKTQAARVMLLYALEDALERFGKSSGSDAAKDEIVRFFTEYNDSDLLNFIRSNASEKSLALLNDLRDGSLYVPVARLSQKILRPSTRMALSTIARHGVATRRLESRLAGELGDVLVDLTVASGVPKSMRIAMDEEDGFFYDESALANGLVRAISRQLSLTAFTHPDIVTDNDSAAVLSELRRIVDDLSPRLLNFTREGQYLPIEGIILLFYAVHCIFVNENKKEGSISIPRLRHITWLYRTIRELSSFPKLKNLFDYSFHERYGFPYCEKVFEDIQVLVAMGIVDEDLRYYEKDGRFRQSYEYVLTWEGVEYAGTLAEAYRHEFDEMMSHLTMVKHSIKRDIVTIPSSRYVSKKRSTGVR
- a CDS encoding signal recognition particle protein Srp19; translated protein: MRSIDRPMMMKDRGKLVIWPAYIDKTKSRKHGRIVSRRTSVESPTIKEINMAAQKLGLNPEVEADKAYPRSWWEDKGRVLIDNSAPKTHHCRRICATIKEMRS
- a CDS encoding TIGR02391 family protein, giving the protein MVQIPTFPDSHLESMAKSLGECGSRSDITRILNELNIKDDSQESTKWRRLYWVFTDLQKQHNCANHIFGFIQSLMNPIRFVGRKEEFEENREKLNSILIFSGFEYGEDGNFRKCKNARTLTEAEKRLKTIQSKFEGRKIHPEVVKYCRTELLQDNYFHAVFEATKGLAQRIRDMSGIELDGAALIDKVFTIERPILAINSLRTETEKSEHKGFALLLKGCFGAIRNPLAHEPKILWEGEDDAADYLSLISLLHRKLDNCVPTNLHKN
- a CDS encoding S-methyl-5-thioribose-1-phosphate isomerase, with protein sequence MRTIDWNDDSNSIVMIDQTLLPMEYKVIECKTLASLCEAIKSLRVRGAPALGAAGAYGVALAATLSSAKDMEGLIRDLEVAAKTIKATRPTAVNLAWGVDRTIGAISDAYDLAGIKDVVLSEAKNIADEDVETNKKLGKYGAKLLEDGDTVMTHCNAGKMACVDWGTALGVIRSAVEAGKDIKVISCETRPLNQGGRITTWELMQDNIDVTLISDSMSGHVMSKGMVDKVIVGADRITGDAVFNKIGTYTHSVLAREHEIPFFVAAPISTFDPNNWEDTVTIEQRDADELRFFRDVQIAPADVKVYNPAFDATPMENVTAVITEKGVFYPPFLLDELLA